One genomic region from Roseofilum reptotaenium CS-1145 encodes:
- a CDS encoding cytochrome c oxidase subunit 3 has protein sequence MQSSAEATATVMGYAEETHGVSHHEEHPDHRIFGILMFLIAESMIFLGLFAAYLTFKLTSPDWQPEGTELELLLPGINTIILISSSFVIHKAGDAIKNKGDEKGLRLWFGITALMGAVFLIGQLYEYFHLSFGLTDNVFASTFYVLTGFHGLHVLFGLVLILGVLWRSRVSGHYSQESHFGVEAAEIYWHFVDVVWIVLFTLLYIL, from the coding sequence ATGCAAAGTTCTGCTGAAGCCACAGCAACTGTAATGGGATATGCCGAAGAAACTCACGGGGTATCCCATCATGAAGAACATCCAGATCATCGCATATTCGGGATTCTGATGTTCCTGATTGCGGAGTCGATGATCTTTTTGGGATTGTTTGCCGCTTACCTTACGTTTAAGCTCACCTCACCCGACTGGCAACCGGAAGGCACAGAACTGGAATTGCTTCTACCTGGCATTAATACCATCATTCTGATTTCCAGTAGTTTTGTCATTCATAAGGCTGGGGATGCGATTAAAAATAAAGGTGATGAAAAAGGACTCCGACTCTGGTTTGGAATTACTGCCCTGATGGGAGCTGTGTTTCTCATCGGACAGTTGTATGAGTATTTCCATCTCAGCTTTGGCTTAACTGATAATGTGTTTGCCAGTACGTTTTATGTACTGACGGGCTTCCATGGTTTGCACGTTTTGTTCGGATTAGTGTTAATTTTGGGCGTATTGTGGCGATCGCGCGTTTCCGGTCACTATTCCCAAGAGTCCCACTTTGGTGTAGAAGCCGCCGAGATTTACTGGCACTTTGTTGATGTGGTCTGGATTGTCCTCTTTACTCTGTTATATATCCTGTAG
- a CDS encoding COX15/CtaA family protein → MANFTLHEQIESKHQVHPKQRILNLVVKLVVATVLLMAVGSATRVMNAGLACPDWPLCYGTLVPTQQMNLQVFLEWFHRLDASLIGLGAIFLMGLSWWYRQELPRWLPWAATGSLGLVVFQGLLGGLTVTQLLRFDIVAAHLGTALLFFLSLVIIWMLLLPYNGTGATGKLPWMGTVAASLVYIQSILGALVASQWAVHQCLGGNQLCAIMHSHIAGVLPPLITTAILIIWARRTPALHPLLRRLIHYAAGLLVLQILLGVGTLWLHLQVEPLTVAHQTIGACLLGILTAFSVLAWRDNVPNH, encoded by the coding sequence ATGGCTAATTTCACTCTCCATGAACAAATAGAATCCAAGCATCAAGTTCACCCTAAACAAAGAATCCTCAATTTAGTCGTCAAGCTTGTAGTAGCCACAGTGCTTTTAATGGCAGTGGGTAGCGCGACTCGGGTGATGAATGCGGGTTTAGCTTGTCCAGATTGGCCCCTGTGTTACGGAACCTTAGTACCAACCCAACAGATGAATCTACAGGTATTTCTGGAATGGTTCCATCGTTTGGATGCCAGTTTAATTGGCTTAGGGGCAATTTTCCTCATGGGTTTGTCCTGGTGGTATCGTCAGGAACTCCCCCGATGGTTACCCTGGGCCGCAACGGGGAGTTTAGGGTTAGTAGTCTTCCAAGGACTGCTTGGAGGCCTCACGGTTACTCAACTCTTGCGGTTTGATATTGTGGCCGCTCATCTGGGAACTGCTCTCTTATTTTTCCTCAGTCTGGTCATCATCTGGATGTTGTTGCTCCCCTATAACGGCACAGGAGCAACCGGAAAACTGCCCTGGATGGGCACAGTAGCCGCCAGCTTGGTCTACATTCAAAGTATTTTAGGAGCGCTCGTCGCGTCCCAATGGGCCGTTCATCAATGCTTAGGCGGAAATCAGCTCTGTGCAATTATGCATAGCCATATTGCTGGCGTACTTCCTCCCCTGATTACCACTGCTATTCTGATTATCTGGGCCCGGCGCACTCCTGCGCTGCACCCCTTGCTACGGCGCTTAATTCACTATGCAGCAGGTCTTTTAGTCTTACAAATTCTGCTGGGAGTGGGGACGTTGTGGTTACATCTACAAGTGGAACCCCTAACCGTTGCCCATCAAACTATTGGCGCATGTTTATTGGGGATTTTAACTGCCTTTTCAGTTTTAGCATGGCGCGATAATGTTCCGAATCACTGA
- the ctaD gene encoding cytochrome c oxidase subunit I, translating to MSQPQESAAVEAYRPSWRDFLSFSTDHKIIGMQYLVTSFVFYILGGLLAVGIRTELATPEVDFVSRELYNGLFTVHGTVMIFLWIVPAGAGLANYLVPLMIGAKDMAFPRLNAVAFWLIIPGGILLMSSFFVGAPGAGWTAYPPLSTTGDKAGEFIWIISVLLLGTSSILGGINFMTTIVNMRMPGMGIYDMPLFCWATVSVSILILMSTPVLAGALVLLAFDLMAGTSFFNPTGGGDPIVYQHLFWFYSHPAVYIMIVPLFGVISEIIPVHSRKPIFGYKAIAYSSLVISFLGLIVWAHHMFTSGTPGWLRMFFMVATMIIAVPTGIKVFSWIATLWGGKIRLNSAMLFALGFVSLFVVGGLSGIMLASAPFDIHVHDTYFVVAHLHYVLFGGSVFGIYGAIYHWFPKMTGRMLNETWGKVHFVLTFLGFNLCFLPMHWLGLQGMPRRVAEYDPQFATINMVCTVGSILLAISTLPFLINATWSWLAGSLAPANPWNGLTLEWLTASPPPVENFLEPPVLWSGPYDYGIDTEESEEEKSVDELLAEMKPSA from the coding sequence ATGTCACAACCACAAGAATCAGCCGCTGTTGAAGCCTATCGTCCCAGTTGGCGAGATTTCTTAAGCTTCAGCACCGACCACAAAATAATCGGGATGCAATACCTGGTTACCTCCTTTGTTTTCTACATTCTCGGAGGACTCTTAGCCGTTGGTATCCGTACTGAATTAGCCACTCCAGAAGTGGATTTTGTCAGCCGAGAACTCTATAACGGTTTGTTTACGGTTCATGGAACTGTGATGATTTTCCTTTGGATTGTTCCTGCTGGTGCCGGTTTAGCCAACTACCTGGTTCCTCTGATGATTGGGGCGAAGGATATGGCCTTTCCTCGGCTCAACGCTGTTGCCTTCTGGTTAATTATTCCAGGGGGCATTTTGTTGATGTCAAGTTTCTTTGTTGGCGCTCCTGGAGCAGGCTGGACTGCCTATCCGCCCTTAAGTACGACAGGCGATAAGGCCGGGGAATTCATTTGGATTATCAGTGTGCTGTTGTTGGGAACCTCTTCCATTCTGGGGGGGATCAACTTCATGACCACGATTGTGAACATGAGAATGCCTGGCATGGGGATTTATGATATGCCCCTATTTTGCTGGGCAACTGTCTCGGTTTCCATCTTGATTTTGATGTCTACCCCAGTTTTAGCGGGCGCACTGGTCCTGTTAGCCTTTGACTTAATGGCGGGGACTTCCTTCTTTAATCCCACGGGGGGCGGCGATCCGATTGTTTATCAGCACCTGTTCTGGTTTTATTCCCATCCAGCGGTGTACATCATGATTGTCCCCCTGTTTGGTGTAATTTCGGAAATTATTCCCGTGCATTCACGTAAGCCAATCTTTGGGTATAAGGCGATCGCCTACTCCAGTCTCGTCATCAGTTTCCTGGGTCTCATCGTTTGGGCGCACCATATGTTTACCAGTGGCACACCCGGCTGGTTACGCATGTTCTTCATGGTTGCCACTATGATCATCGCCGTACCCACTGGAATCAAAGTCTTTAGCTGGATCGCCACCCTTTGGGGCGGCAAAATTCGGCTCAACAGTGCCATGCTATTTGCCCTCGGCTTCGTTTCCCTCTTCGTGGTGGGTGGCTTAAGCGGCATCATGTTAGCTTCTGCTCCCTTTGATATCCACGTTCACGATACCTATTTTGTCGTCGCTCACCTGCACTATGTCCTATTTGGTGGCAGTGTCTTCGGCATTTATGGCGCGATTTATCACTGGTTCCCCAAAATGACCGGCAGAATGCTCAATGAAACCTGGGGTAAAGTACATTTTGTACTAACATTCCTCGGCTTTAACCTCTGCTTCCTCCCCATGCATTGGTTAGGCTTACAAGGAATGCCTCGCCGGGTAGCCGAATACGATCCTCAATTTGCCACCATTAATATGGTGTGTACAGTGGGTTCAATTCTTCTGGCGATCTCCACCTTACCTTTCTTAATTAATGCCACTTGGAGTTGGTTAGCTGGCTCTCTTGCACCGGCTAATCCTTGGAATGGCTTAACCCTAGAATGGTTAACCGCTTCTCCACCGCCAGTGGAAAACTTCTTAGAACCCCCCGTTCTTTGGTCTGGTCCCTATGATTATGGGATTGATACTGAAGAATCAGAAGAGGAAAAATCGGTGGATGAATTGTTAGCAGAAATGAAACCCTCTGCTTAG
- a CDS encoding serine/threonine protein kinase, with protein sequence MVKTLQGGKYTLDEELGQGGFGLTFKATHHYLHQIVVIKTLNESIRKQPNFQEFEQKFQDEARRLALCVHPHIVRVSDFFTEDGMPYMVMDYIPGPTLAELVYPDRPLNEDLAIHYIHQIGAALEVVHQKGVLHRDIKPQNILLHEGTQDVVLIDFGIAREYEQNLTQTHTSLVSEGYAPIEQYMRSQRRSAASDVYGLAATLYTILTARIPVASILRDRHQMPSPRDLQPHLSPAVNQAVLRGMALNAEDRPQTIREWLDLLPQTSLTAIPTTPQATTPTPSSTSQAATIALVPPSVPRPSTTGTSGTVKPSSTTEPRPWLWLPIVILVAIAGLIGGVTATLQRANRPSEPIASPSPQPSPSPTPTPQASPSPSPTPTPKPPPSPTPTPAPSPKPPPKPTPSPTPTPAPAPVPTPAPVPTPTPQPTKPTPPPVARGFPPGTSEALVLAALGEPSQTTPGLWGTKAISYDLGKIKLGYLLDPNTGTIRQTEVSFDPTIDRFISRVMVNGMLGSNAPLAVIDEFERVHRGQARYYEFSHQNWRGVIERESNDRIYVAVWDKQLK encoded by the coding sequence ATGGTCAAAACACTGCAAGGAGGAAAATATACCCTTGATGAAGAGCTGGGTCAAGGTGGGTTTGGATTAACGTTTAAGGCGACCCATCATTATCTGCATCAGATAGTGGTGATTAAAACTTTGAATGAGTCGATTCGGAAACAGCCTAATTTTCAGGAGTTTGAGCAGAAGTTTCAGGATGAGGCTCGCCGCTTGGCGTTGTGCGTGCATCCCCATATTGTGCGGGTGAGCGATTTCTTTACGGAAGATGGGATGCCCTATATGGTGATGGATTATATTCCAGGGCCAACGTTAGCTGAGTTGGTGTATCCCGATCGCCCCTTAAATGAGGATCTCGCGATTCATTATATCCATCAAATTGGAGCAGCGCTAGAGGTTGTCCATCAGAAGGGTGTGTTGCATCGAGATATTAAGCCCCAAAATATTCTGTTGCACGAAGGCACTCAGGACGTGGTGCTGATTGATTTTGGTATTGCCCGAGAATATGAGCAGAATTTAACCCAAACCCATACCAGTTTAGTTTCAGAAGGCTATGCTCCTATCGAGCAGTATATGCGATCGCAGCGTCGCAGTGCTGCCAGTGATGTTTATGGACTGGCGGCTACCCTGTATACGATACTGACGGCCAGAATACCCGTGGCTTCTATTTTACGCGATCGCCACCAAATGCCAAGCCCCAGAGACCTCCAACCCCATCTGAGTCCTGCGGTGAACCAAGCGGTGTTACGGGGCATGGCGCTGAATGCTGAAGACCGACCCCAAACTATTCGGGAATGGCTGGATTTATTGCCCCAAACATCACTTACGGCTATTCCGACTACTCCTCAAGCCACTACCCCCACCCCTTCATCCACCAGCCAAGCCGCCACTATTGCCCTGGTTCCGCCGTCTGTGCCTCGTCCGAGTACTACAGGTACATCGGGAACTGTGAAACCGAGTAGTACGACTGAACCTCGGCCATGGCTTTGGCTGCCGATAGTGATTTTAGTGGCGATCGCTGGTTTAATCGGAGGAGTAACCGCCACCCTACAACGGGCTAACCGTCCCTCTGAACCCATTGCGTCCCCCAGTCCCCAACCCTCTCCATCACCCACTCCAACGCCACAAGCTTCTCCATCACCCTCGCCCACTCCGACACCCAAACCTCCACCCTCGCCCACTCCGACACCAGCACCTTCACCCAAACCCCCACCTAAACCCACGCCCTCGCCCACACCAACACCCGCACCTGCCCCCGTACCTACCCCCGCACCCGTTCCAACTCCCACCCCCCAACCGACTAAACCCACTCCCCCTCCCGTGGCGAGAGGTTTTCCGCCTGGAACCTCAGAAGCACTCGTGCTAGCGGCTCTTGGAGAACCGAGCCAAACAACACCCGGACTCTGGGGAACCAAAGCCATCAGTTATGATTTAGGCAAGATTAAATTGGGATATTTACTCGATCCCAATACTGGCACAATTCGACAAACGGAAGTCTCTTTTGACCCAACCATCGATCGATTTATCAGTCGGGTGATGGTTAATGGTATGTTAGGCAGTAACGCTCCCCTAGCCGTGATCGATGAATTTGAGCGAGTACACCGAGGTCAAGCCAGATATTATGAATTTTCCCACCAGAACTGGAGGGGTGTAATTGAACGAGAAAGCAATGACCGTATTTATGTCGCCGTTTGGGACAAGCAGTTGAAATAA
- a CDS encoding glycosyl hydrolase family 57: MNPTPLPPICGSEAEITAIVQEQTPIYRSKTWNINQISAAFACALHMHQPTIPAGENDALISNLQYMFEHLQEGDNHNAAPFAWCYQRMGEFIPELINQGCHPRIMLDYSGNLLWGLQQMGREDILASLKNLTKSPYSDCVEWLGTMWSHAVVPSTPIPDLKLHILAWQHQFRAIFGTEALKQVKGFSPPEMHLPNHPDTLYEYIKALKECGYRWLLVQEHSVERLDGSPLHQDDKYVPNCLIARNSQGQEISIIALIKTQGSDTKLVAQMQPYHEAKTRSRRTLGNVDLPSCITQIADGENGGVMMNEYPRDFNPVWHQIKGNGQESNGVVGLNGTEYLELLESAGVKPDDYPVCQAVEQHKIWHKLGDDMTPEKVQGVLTQLKENDPNFHLDGASWTNDLSWVKGYENVLEPMHHLSALFHQKYEGLVAQDSTVTQQEDYQQALLYVLLLETSCFRYWGQGTWTDYAKMLYERGMEILHD; the protein is encoded by the coding sequence ATGAATCCCACTCCCTTACCTCCTATCTGTGGCTCAGAAGCAGAAATTACCGCCATTGTCCAAGAACAAACCCCCATTTATCGCTCTAAAACCTGGAATATCAACCAGATTAGTGCTGCCTTTGCTTGTGCCCTGCATATGCACCAACCTACAATTCCGGCAGGAGAAAATGATGCATTAATCAGCAATTTACAATATATGTTTGAGCATCTCCAAGAAGGAGATAATCACAATGCAGCTCCCTTTGCTTGGTGTTATCAACGGATGGGAGAATTTATCCCAGAATTGATTAATCAAGGCTGTCATCCACGCATCATGTTGGATTATTCCGGTAACCTGCTTTGGGGATTACAACAAATGGGGCGCGAGGATATTCTAGCCTCTCTAAAAAACTTGACAAAATCCCCTTATTCTGATTGTGTAGAATGGTTGGGAACGATGTGGAGTCATGCCGTAGTTCCCTCTACGCCCATTCCCGATCTTAAATTGCATATTCTAGCATGGCAGCATCAATTTAGAGCAATTTTTGGTACAGAAGCTCTAAAGCAAGTTAAGGGATTTTCGCCACCAGAAATGCATCTTCCCAACCATCCAGATACCCTCTATGAATATATTAAAGCCTTAAAAGAATGTGGCTATCGCTGGTTATTGGTGCAGGAACATTCAGTTGAGCGTTTAGATGGCAGCCCTCTGCATCAGGACGATAAATATGTGCCCAATTGTTTAATCGCTCGCAATTCCCAAGGGCAAGAAATCAGTATTATTGCTTTGATTAAAACTCAAGGTTCAGATACGAAGTTAGTCGCACAAATGCAACCGTATCATGAAGCGAAAACGCGCTCTAGAAGAACCTTGGGAAATGTAGATCTGCCCAGTTGTATCACTCAAATTGCCGATGGTGAAAATGGGGGCGTGATGATGAATGAGTATCCCCGTGATTTTAATCCAGTATGGCATCAGATTAAAGGCAATGGTCAAGAAAGTAATGGAGTTGTTGGCTTAAATGGGACAGAATATTTAGAATTACTCGAAAGCGCCGGAGTAAAGCCGGACGATTATCCCGTTTGTCAAGCTGTAGAGCAACATAAAATCTGGCACAAATTGGGGGATGATATGACTCCAGAGAAAGTGCAAGGGGTGTTAACTCAATTAAAGGAAAATGACCCCAATTTTCATCTGGATGGAGCCTCTTGGACAAACGATCTGAGTTGGGTAAAAGGGTATGAAAATGTGTTGGAGCCGATGCATCATTTAAGTGCTTTGTTTCATCAAAAGTATGAGGGTTTAGTAGCCCAAGATTCAACCGTTACTCAACAGGAAGATTATCAACAGGCGCTGCTCTATGTTCTACTGCTGGAAACCAGTTGTTTTCGCTATTGGGGACAGGGAACTTGGACGGATTATGCAAAAATGTTGTACGAGCGGGGAATGGAGATCCTACATGATTAA
- a CDS encoding Crp/Fnr family transcriptional regulator produces MVSSLLPTRDSQIQFRELLEDLYQGRSLVDFVGGQMIPLNSSDIWVVCRGVVSLSSIQTNGEESLLGFAVPSMPFGLPLTRIESYQAIALSNVGLMRFTLTEIETSPILCSSLWEQLSRRLRQTESILALVSHRRVKERLEQLLLLLAHEMGQSTEDGRGIRLPVKLTHQNLAKTIGTTRVTVTRLMKELRQDEWLTLDPERHITLQKD; encoded by the coding sequence ATGGTTTCCTCACTTCTGCCTACCCGTGATTCTCAAATCCAATTCCGTGAACTGCTTGAAGACCTCTATCAAGGTCGGAGTTTAGTAGACTTTGTTGGTGGGCAAATGATTCCCCTCAATTCTAGTGATATTTGGGTGGTCTGTCGGGGTGTAGTGAGTTTAAGTTCCATTCAGACCAATGGTGAAGAATCCTTATTAGGCTTCGCAGTCCCTTCTATGCCCTTTGGTTTACCCTTAACTCGGATTGAAAGTTATCAAGCTATTGCTCTATCGAATGTGGGGTTAATGCGCTTTACCCTGACCGAAATTGAAACATCTCCCATCTTATGCAGCAGTTTATGGGAGCAATTGAGTCGTCGTTTACGGCAAACTGAATCAATTCTGGCTTTAGTCAGTCATCGACGTGTAAAAGAGCGCTTAGAACAATTATTGTTATTATTAGCTCACGAAATGGGCCAATCCACCGAAGACGGTCGAGGAATACGCTTACCGGTGAAGTTAACCCATCAGAATTTAGCCAAAACCATTGGTACAACTCGGGTAACCGTCACTCGGTTAATGAAAGAGCTGCGCCAAGATGAGTGGTTAACCCTAGACCCGGAGCGTCATATTACTCTCCAGAAGGATTAG
- a CDS encoding cytochrome c oxidase subunit II has translation MNIPSNIITLIAGILLTLISLWFGQHHGLMPVAASEEAPWIDGLFNTMMTISIGLFLLVQGILIFSIVRFRQRPGDETDGPPIEGNIPLEIVWTAIPAMIVLGLGVYSFDVYTNMGGLDPMASHDHGQQVAHIEGAAIAAPLSQEAPTLEKANRRVAIGIGADPKEVGKAPDLVVDVLGLQYAWIFTYPETGIVSGDLHMPVDRDVQLNIKAADVIHSLWIPQFRVKQDAIPGRETELRLRPRELGTYPVVCAELCGSYHGGMRTQTIVESAEDFDQWVNEQIASVDGDNLGTPVANLSSEEYLVPYTQEMGIDENALKAMGTMGHEHHHAL, from the coding sequence GTGAATATTCCGAGTAACATTATCACCCTAATTGCTGGTATTCTCTTAACTCTGATCAGCCTCTGGTTTGGTCAACATCATGGTTTAATGCCTGTGGCTGCTTCCGAGGAAGCGCCCTGGATTGATGGACTATTTAATACTATGATGACCATTTCCATTGGTCTGTTCTTACTGGTTCAGGGTATTCTGATCTTTTCGATCGTGCGCTTCCGCCAGCGACCGGGAGACGAAACGGATGGCCCCCCTATTGAAGGCAATATTCCCCTAGAAATTGTCTGGACAGCAATTCCAGCGATGATTGTTTTAGGCTTGGGGGTCTATAGCTTCGATGTGTATACCAATATGGGCGGACTCGATCCGATGGCATCCCACGATCATGGTCAACAGGTAGCGCATATAGAGGGAGCCGCGATCGCCGCGCCCCTGTCACAAGAAGCACCGACACTGGAAAAAGCAAATCGTCGAGTGGCGATCGGTATCGGCGCAGATCCCAAAGAAGTGGGTAAAGCCCCCGATCTCGTTGTGGATGTTCTCGGCCTCCAATATGCTTGGATCTTCACCTATCCAGAAACCGGGATTGTCAGTGGAGACCTACATATGCCTGTAGACCGGGATGTACAACTGAACATTAAAGCTGCTGACGTGATTCACTCCCTGTGGATACCCCAATTCCGGGTCAAACAAGATGCCATCCCCGGCCGGGAAACAGAACTGCGCTTGCGCCCCAGAGAATTGGGAACCTATCCCGTTGTCTGCGCTGAATTGTGCGGTTCCTACCATGGAGGGATGAGAACCCAAACCATCGTTGAATCCGCAGAAGACTTTGACCAATGGGTAAATGAGCAAATTGCCTCAGTGGATGGGGACAATCTGGGAACTCCAGTGGCCAACCTCTCCTCCGAAGAATATCTAGTGCCTTATACCCAAGAAATGGGTATTGATGAAAACGCCCTCAAAGCCATGGGTACTATGGGCCATGAACACCATCATGCCTTGTAA
- a CDS encoding FAD-dependent monooxygenase: MTPKVIIIGGGIGGLTCAIACVQAGLEVELYEKRTWEGMVSGPGGIFIQRNAMSVYEKLGLAKALYEKGGKIKKGGFSNAQGKPLYINSPEFVNCSDLGVCLGRPVLQKLLYDALPSGIVQTNKKFVEVKEKEEKIEVCFEDGDTTWGDVLVGADGLYSQVRVSLNADKVLDPPVYSGMRCWRGYFNPEGINFNPEYTWMEYWGKGDRLAYFTIGDGQRSFYAFDNVPLESPRSQPGTRKSLLRQLFKHYSSPVPQIIEALEETDIYEDNIYDRLPLTPVWGKNRVTLIGDAAHPVQPSIGQGGCMAIEDAYELVYSIKTCADLSQLAQTLRQFEQYRTPRITQVFESSRQISSLGQLENPLSCQVRNWIYRLTPTWLGDLQFKWLFDYQPSGQYSASRGNG, translated from the coding sequence ATGACCCCAAAAGTAATTATTATTGGTGGTGGTATTGGTGGATTAACCTGTGCTATTGCCTGTGTGCAAGCTGGATTAGAGGTAGAACTCTATGAAAAACGGACATGGGAAGGCATGGTATCGGGGCCGGGAGGTATTTTTATCCAACGCAATGCCATGAGTGTCTATGAGAAATTGGGCTTGGCTAAAGCACTGTATGAAAAAGGGGGGAAAATTAAGAAAGGGGGCTTTAGCAATGCACAAGGAAAGCCTTTATATATTAACTCTCCTGAGTTTGTTAATTGCTCGGATTTAGGGGTTTGTCTGGGTCGTCCTGTCTTACAGAAACTGTTATATGATGCACTGCCGTCAGGTATTGTGCAAACCAACAAGAAGTTTGTGGAGGTTAAGGAAAAGGAGGAAAAAATCGAGGTTTGTTTTGAGGATGGGGATACAACCTGGGGTGATGTTTTGGTTGGTGCGGATGGACTCTATTCTCAAGTTCGAGTATCTTTGAATGCAGACAAGGTACTAGACCCCCCTGTGTATAGTGGGATGCGATGTTGGCGTGGATATTTTAACCCAGAAGGAATTAATTTTAATCCAGAGTATACTTGGATGGAATATTGGGGAAAAGGCGATCGCCTCGCTTATTTTACCATAGGCGACGGTCAACGCTCTTTTTATGCCTTTGATAATGTGCCTCTAGAGAGTCCTAGGAGTCAACCCGGAACCCGAAAGTCGCTCTTGCGCCAACTGTTTAAACACTACAGTTCACCAGTGCCTCAAATTATTGAAGCCCTTGAAGAAACCGATATTTATGAAGATAACATTTATGACCGTTTACCTCTAACCCCAGTTTGGGGCAAAAATCGAGTTACCTTAATCGGAGATGCTGCCCATCCTGTGCAACCGAGTATTGGTCAAGGGGGATGCATGGCCATTGAAGATGCCTATGAATTAGTGTACTCAATTAAAACTTGTGCAGATTTATCCCAACTTGCTCAAACTCTACGACAATTTGAGCAATACCGTACACCACGCATTACCCAAGTGTTTGAATCTTCGCGCCAAATCAGTTCTTTGGGTCAATTAGAAAATCCTCTGAGTTGTCAGGTGCGGAACTGGATTTACCGGTTAACACCGACTTGGTTAGGAGATTTACAGTTTAAGTGGTTGTTTGATTATCAACCTTCTGGGCAATATAGTGCTTCGCGCGGTAATGGGTAA
- a CDS encoding heme o synthase — protein sequence MQDTARLSISSVQHALLETWRNYYQLTKPRIIPLLLITTAASMWIASEGKIDPILLLVTLTGGTLAAASAQTLNCIYDLDIDYAMIRTRKRPLPSGKVQPRHALIFALILAGLSFGLLTRFANLQAALLAMMGIVFYMVVYTHMLKRNTPQNIVIGGAAGSIPPLVGWAAVTGELSWAAWLLFALIFLWTPPHFWALALMIREDYASVNVPMLPVVEGEEVTTEQIWIYSLLVVPVSLMLIYPLGVCGAVYGGFALVLGGIFLQKAWVLYQNPKDLPLAKSMFKYSILYMMVLCTGMVIDSLPMTHQMVQACTGHLETLMGMVLSMS from the coding sequence ATGCAAGACACCGCAAGACTTTCCATCTCTTCTGTTCAACATGCTCTTCTGGAGACCTGGCGCAATTACTATCAACTCACTAAACCTCGTATTATCCCCCTACTCCTGATTACCACAGCCGCCAGTATGTGGATTGCTTCAGAAGGCAAAATCGATCCCATCCTCTTACTTGTTACCCTTACTGGGGGAACCTTAGCTGCTGCGTCCGCCCAAACCCTCAACTGCATTTATGACCTGGATATTGATTATGCGATGATACGCACGCGCAAGCGTCCCCTTCCTTCTGGAAAAGTTCAACCGCGACATGCACTAATTTTTGCCTTAATTTTGGCTGGATTATCCTTTGGATTATTAACCCGATTTGCTAATCTGCAAGCTGCTCTTTTGGCCATGATGGGCATTGTCTTTTACATGGTCGTCTATACCCACATGCTCAAGCGTAATACCCCCCAAAATATTGTGATTGGTGGAGCGGCTGGATCAATCCCCCCCTTAGTCGGTTGGGCCGCAGTTACTGGGGAATTAAGTTGGGCTGCTTGGTTATTATTTGCCTTAATTTTCCTTTGGACTCCACCCCATTTCTGGGCCTTAGCTCTGATGATTCGGGAAGATTATGCCAGCGTAAACGTGCCCATGTTACCTGTGGTAGAAGGGGAAGAAGTGACCACCGAGCAAATTTGGATCTATTCTTTATTGGTGGTTCCCGTTTCGTTGATGTTGATTTATCCCTTGGGAGTCTGTGGAGCAGTCTATGGCGGGTTTGCTTTGGTTTTAGGAGGAATTTTCCTCCAAAAAGCTTGGGTTTTATACCAAAATCCCAAGGATCTGCCGTTAGCCAAGTCCATGTTTAAGTATTCGATTTTGTATATGATGGTATTGTGTACGGGAATGGTGATCGATAGCCTCCCCATGACCCATCAGATGGTACAAGCTTGTACCGGTCATTTAGAGACCTTGATGGGTATGGTGTTGAGTATGAGTTAA
- a CDS encoding Uma2 family endonuclease: MSSFAISPSILPTAEQRLVLSGVSWRQYELLLATLGNDFPNLRLSYLEGVLEIMATSREHEELKTMIGMLLEAYFQEARIRFHAIGSATFRREMAQRGLEPDECYCLDHKKEFPDLAIEVVVTSGMVDKLQIYQGLGVQEVWQWKEGKFSLYRLRSTGYEAIAKSELLPNLDVSLLASHVKPSEQFDAVMDFRDRLRPSS; the protein is encoded by the coding sequence ATGAGTTCTTTTGCCATCTCTCCTTCTATCCTCCCCACTGCCGAACAACGCCTAGTTTTGTCAGGAGTCAGTTGGCGGCAATATGAACTCTTGTTAGCCACTCTGGGAAATGATTTTCCTAACTTGCGACTGAGTTACCTAGAAGGAGTCCTCGAAATTATGGCGACTTCACGAGAGCATGAAGAACTGAAAACGATGATTGGAATGCTTTTGGAAGCCTACTTTCAAGAAGCGCGGATTCGTTTTCATGCTATCGGTTCAGCGACGTTTCGTAGGGAGATGGCGCAAAGAGGACTGGAACCCGATGAGTGTTACTGTCTGGATCATAAGAAAGAATTCCCGGATCTAGCGATCGAAGTGGTCGTCACAAGCGGTATGGTGGATAAATTGCAGATTTATCAAGGTTTGGGAGTCCAGGAAGTGTGGCAATGGAAAGAGGGGAAGTTTTCGTTGTATCGCTTGCGTTCTACAGGATATGAGGCGATCGCCAAAAGTGAGCTTCTCCCCAACTTAGATGTATCTCTCTTAGCCAGTCATGTCAAACCTAGCGAACAATTCGATGCAGTCATGGATTTTCGCGATCGCCTTCGCCCATCGAGTTAA